The DNA window AATTGTGTTGATTAATTTTCATCGTCGTCATCACCTGCTAAGCCATCGTTATATGGTTCATGATCAATCCAAGGACAATTAGGCATTGACTCGCAATCACCTTCAAACAGCTTGTCCCAATTAATTTTCATAGTTCCACCCCGCTTCTAAATTGATCAACTTATCTAATTTATCCTGAACGTTGTAATAATGAAGTAGTGTCGAATACTCATCGACAGTTACTTTAAATCCTTCTAGGATTGATTTTTGATTGAACTTCTTTAATTCGATAATTCCTTCAATAGTTTTCTCTTGTTATTTATTCATGCTATAATCCCCTTAGTTCAATTTTTTAGAATGTAGCGATTGTCGTTACTTATTGCCATCGGTGTTACCAGCGCCGTTGGCATTATTTTTTAATGCATACATCCAAAAATATCCACCACATGTATATTTTTGATTTGACTTAGCAGCTCTTGATACACCAACAGGCTTTCTTTTAACAAAATCAGCAGCCTGTTGAACACTATTAAACTTACGTATTATATTTCCTTTGCTATCAACTTGTAGTACAGCTTTCATTTGGGTTTTACTAATTCTTTTGTTATGTTTTCCATAGTTATTGTTATATTTTGGGCTACACCATTCTAAATTGGATACCACGTTATTCCGGGGGTTTTCGTCTTTATGATTAACTTGATCGTAATTGAAAGGATTCTTTATAAAAGCCTTCGCTACTAATCTATGGACTAAAAATCCTTTTCTAATTCCATTTTTGCTCAACTTTACTGCGTAATACCCATATTCTTTTTGATAAGGTGTAAGAATTCGCGTATTAACAGTTCGTTTGCTTGAATGAATATCCGCTTTACGTTTAAGGCTTTTAATTCTTCCAAGATTACTAACTTGATAGAAGCCTTCATATCCATTAATGTCTTTCCAAATTTCTTCCATGATTTGCTACCTCTTTTTTTGCGTTAAAATCCCATAGCATTAGTGAGTAGAAGAATAGCAGGAATACTGCTCCGCCATAGTCACCGGTCATCGCGCAGAAAGTTATCCAAGCACCTATTAGCATTGCTACGAGCTTAGAATTAATGATCTTCGTCATTCAATCACCTCCTTTCTCTGAAAACATCCAAGCTAACGTCTAATGCGTCAGCAATCTTGCACATATTTTTGAACGGTGGTTCCTTCCCATCGTTTTTGTAGTTATAAATTGTTGTTAGTGGTATGCCTGTCATTTTAGATAAGCGATAAGCTGTCATATTTTTCTTATCTAATTGAACTTGTATGATATTCCACAACATCTTGCATAAATCCACCCTTTCTATATCCATATGTAGTGCTATAATTGAAATTGTGATTATTTACATAACACTCCTTTTAGTAAATTAATCGTTAATCCAATCAAAAGTGAGGTGAAATAATTTGAATTCATACTTAATTACTTATGACCTTGACAAGCCAGGCAAGGATTACGAATCATTAATTAAGAAAATCAAAGATTATCCCGCTTGGGCACATATTTGTGATTCCAGTTGGTGTGTTCGCTCTTCAAATAGTTCAAAAGACATTTGCAATACTTTATCTCCATATTTAGACGATAATGATAAACTGTTTGTCGGTAAATTGACTGGTGAGGCAGCTTGGCATGGACTATCCGAAGAGTTAACCAAATGGTTGAATGATAATCTTTAATGCTTCTCACCATTACTTGTTAAAGGTTCTGTATTTCTTTCTATTCTCTTTAGAATTCTTAACTGTTCTTTGCTACCTCCAATAGCATTGAACAGTTTTTCTATTTCCTCAGTAGTTCCTGTAATCTTAATTTCCATAATCTACCTCCTAATGCTTCTTTTGATACTTCGGCTTCAATACATTCAATTTTTCGCCCTCGATAACGTTGACGATTGCTCCAACTAAGAAGCAAGCAATGATCACGATCCACGGAATTGCTAGTCCTAACATCAAATTACCTCCTTAACTAGCTAGTTTCTCGTACCAATCAATCTCATCATCGTGTTCATCGAGCCACTGCTTCATTTGCTCAAACTTGACGTATGTTCCTCTCATTCCGGGTTCTTTGCCTGACGGGTTAACCGCCCATCCTCCGTTCACATCAAGAGTTTCGGGGAAACGGTCAAAGATCAGATTACGAATCCATTTCTTAGAATGATTGCGGAAGTAGTCCTTGCGGACATCATCAAGCGGCGGACAATAAGCCCGCAAATCTTCACGTGGCACAAGGTCAAATTCCTTTACTGCTTCACGCACTGCTTGCTTGATTGGCTCATCCGGAATCGGTATGCTTATTTGTTCCATCTAATCACCTCCTTACATATCCAGAACACGGTAATTTTTGTATAACTTTAAGTTGACTAATTACTAAAATTAATAGCATCTATCGGTAACCTATAAATAGTTGCAAAACCATGGCCAAAACCAGGCGGAACGGTTGCCGGATGCTTTTCGTATTCCATAATACGT is part of the Limosilactobacillus reuteri genome and encodes:
- a CDS encoding helix-turn-helix transcriptional regulator, with product MDIERVDLCKMLWNIIQVQLDKKNMTAYRLSKMTGIPLTTIYNYKNDGKEPPFKNMCKIADALDVSLDVFRERR
- a CDS encoding SinR family protein; amino-acid sequence: MNSYLITYDLDKPGKDYESLIKKIKDYPAWAHICDSSWCVRSSNSSKDICNTLSPYLDDNDKLFVGKLTGEAAWHGLSEELTKWLNDNL
- a CDS encoding NUMOD4 domain-containing protein produces the protein MEEIWKDINGYEGFYQVSNLGRIKSLKRKADIHSSKRTVNTRILTPYQKEYGYYAVKLSKNGIRKGFLVHRLVAKAFIKNPFNYDQVNHKDENPRNNVVSNLEWCSPKYNNNYGKHNKRISKTQMKAVLQVDSKGNIIRKFNSVQQAADFVKRKPVGVSRAAKSNQKYTCGGYFWMYALKNNANGAGNTDGNK
- a CDS encoding DUF771 domain-containing protein gives rise to the protein MEQISIPIPDEPIKQAVREAVKEFDLVPREDLRAYCPPLDDVRKDYFRNHSKKWIRNLIFDRFPETLDVNGGWAVNPSGKEPGMRGTYVKFEQMKQWLDEHDDEIDWYEKLAS